A genomic region of Exiguobacterium sp. Helios contains the following coding sequences:
- the pruA gene encoding L-glutamate gamma-semialdehyde dehydrogenase yields the protein MIPYKHEPFTDFSQEANKKAFEEALELVSKELGKDYPLVIGGERVTTEDKIVSVNPANKEEIVGRVSKATQAHAEDAMQAAVKAFETWKFVNPSVRADVLFKAANIIRKRKHEFSAYLVKEAGKPWNEADADTAEAIDFLEYYARQMLVLKEGKKVESRPGEYNRYDYIPLGVGVIISPWNFPLAIMAGTAVAAIVAGNPILLKPASTTPVVAAKFVEVMEQAGLPAGVLNFIPGPGAEVGDYLVDHPKTRFISFTGSRDVGLRINERASKLNDGQIWLKRVIAEMGGKDTMVIDESADLDYAADMITKAAFGFSGQKCSACSRVVALDSVYDELLAKVVENTNKLSIGNPVDVTNNVGPVIDAAAFKKITSYFDVAKQEGRIAAGGTADDSTGYFVSPTIVADVQPTDRLMQEEIFGPVVAFTKAKDFKEAIDIANNTEYGLTGAVITQDRTNQEYARANFHVGNLYFNRGCTGAIVGYQPFGGFNMSGTDSKAGGPDYLTLHLQAKTTSEMF from the coding sequence ATGATTCCGTACAAACACGAACCATTCACGGACTTCTCACAGGAAGCAAACAAGAAAGCGTTCGAAGAGGCGCTTGAACTTGTATCGAAAGAGCTTGGGAAAGATTATCCGCTCGTCATCGGGGGAGAACGTGTGACGACAGAGGACAAAATCGTTTCTGTCAATCCGGCAAACAAAGAAGAAATCGTCGGACGCGTTTCGAAAGCGACACAAGCACACGCTGAAGATGCAATGCAAGCGGCAGTCAAAGCATTTGAGACGTGGAAATTCGTCAATCCGAGTGTTCGTGCGGACGTCTTATTCAAAGCGGCAAACATCATTCGCAAACGCAAACATGAATTCTCGGCTTATCTCGTTAAAGAAGCAGGTAAACCATGGAACGAAGCGGATGCGGATACAGCAGAAGCAATCGACTTCCTCGAATACTATGCGCGTCAGATGCTCGTACTAAAAGAAGGTAAAAAAGTCGAGAGCCGTCCGGGTGAATACAACCGGTACGACTACATTCCACTGGGTGTCGGTGTCATCATCTCACCATGGAACTTCCCGCTTGCCATCATGGCAGGAACAGCGGTTGCTGCGATCGTGGCAGGTAACCCGATCCTCTTGAAACCAGCATCGACGACACCGGTCGTCGCTGCCAAATTCGTTGAAGTCATGGAACAAGCTGGTCTTCCGGCCGGCGTCTTGAACTTCATTCCGGGACCAGGTGCAGAAGTCGGCGATTACCTCGTCGATCACCCGAAAACACGTTTCATCAGCTTCACGGGTTCACGTGATGTCGGCCTCCGTATTAACGAACGGGCTTCTAAATTGAACGACGGTCAAATCTGGCTCAAACGCGTTATCGCGGAAATGGGCGGAAAAGATACAATGGTTATCGATGAGTCAGCTGATCTTGACTACGCAGCAGACATGATCACAAAAGCGGCATTCGGTTTCTCAGGACAAAAATGTTCAGCTTGTTCACGTGTCGTCGCACTTGATTCGGTTTATGACGAATTGCTCGCAAAAGTCGTCGAAAACACAAACAAACTTAGTATCGGTAACCCGGTCGACGTGACGAACAACGTAGGACCTGTCATCGATGCAGCAGCTTTCAAAAAAATCACATCGTACTTCGATGTCGCAAAACAAGAAGGACGGATTGCAGCGGGTGGTACGGCGGATGATTCGACAGGATACTTCGTCTCGCCGACAATCGTCGCTGACGTTCAACCGACTGACCGCTTGATGCAGGAAGAAATCTTCGGACCGGTCGTTGCCTTCACAAAAGCAAAAGACTTCAAAGAAGCAATCGATATCGCCAACAACACGGAATATGGTTTGACAGGTGCTGTCATCACTCAGGATCGTACGAACCAGGAATACGCACGTGCGAACTTCCATGTCGGTAACTTGTACTTCAACCGTGGTTGCACAGGGGCAATCGTTGGATACCAACCGTTTGGCGGATTCAACATGTCAGGAACGGATTCAAAAGCAGGCGGACCGGATTACTTGACTTTACACCTTCAAGCAAAAACTACTTCTGAAATGTTCTAA
- a CDS encoding peptide ABC transporter substrate-binding protein, producing MKTKKTLALVGALAIAGSSLAACSSTDDSKDTSGSTDTKKASDKQVLNLTSGSDIPALSPTVATDSVSFTVLNNVQEGLFRLDDKQEPTPGVAESVDVSEDGLTYTFKLRDSKWSDGSDVTAKDFEYAWKRVLDPKSGSQYAYIMYIIDGAEAYNTGKGKPADVGVKAVDDKTLEVKLTQPAEYFKALTGFGSFMPLKQEFVEEKGKDFATNPENFLYNGPFQLTDWKTEVGWSYKKNDQYWDADTVKLEEVNYKVVKEVSTAVNLYEKGDIDTVGLTSEFVDQYKDSEDFDTRLDASMYYIQMNFKNELLKNKDIRKAIDSGYDKEQMAKVLLNNGSIPAYYYVPKEFAKGPDGKDFRDGNEGFGSFDASSAKSSFEKGLKDIGKKSVKLELLSYDDDNSKKISEYLKGEWEKNLPGLEVTIKQQPFKNKLDLESKGQFELSFAGWGPDYQDPMTFLDMWMTGGPYNRGGYSSDKYDSLIKSAMKETDAAKRWQSLKDAEKILLEDDQAISVMYQRGASLLRKPYVKGIVNHKVGADTSFKWTYIEGK from the coding sequence ATGAAGACGAAAAAAACACTTGCACTCGTTGGCGCCCTAGCTATCGCCGGATCAAGCCTTGCTGCTTGTTCATCGACAGATGATTCAAAAGATACTTCAGGATCGACAGACACGAAAAAGGCGTCGGACAAACAAGTCCTCAACCTGACAAGCGGTTCCGACATCCCGGCACTCAGCCCGACGGTCGCAACGGACTCGGTTTCATTCACGGTCTTAAATAACGTACAGGAAGGTCTTTTCCGACTTGATGACAAACAAGAGCCGACACCTGGTGTTGCTGAGAGTGTAGACGTCTCTGAAGATGGTCTTACATACACATTCAAACTACGTGATTCGAAATGGTCGGACGGCAGTGACGTCACGGCAAAAGACTTCGAATATGCTTGGAAACGTGTCCTTGATCCGAAAAGTGGATCGCAATATGCATACATCATGTATATCATCGATGGTGCTGAAGCCTACAACACAGGAAAAGGAAAACCGGCTGACGTTGGTGTCAAAGCGGTTGACGACAAGACACTCGAAGTCAAACTGACACAACCGGCCGAGTACTTCAAAGCGTTGACTGGCTTCGGTTCATTCATGCCGCTGAAACAGGAATTCGTTGAAGAAAAAGGAAAAGATTTCGCAACAAATCCAGAGAACTTTCTCTACAACGGACCGTTCCAACTGACGGACTGGAAAACAGAAGTCGGCTGGAGCTACAAGAAAAACGACCAGTACTGGGATGCCGATACGGTCAAACTGGAAGAAGTCAACTACAAGGTCGTTAAAGAAGTCTCGACTGCCGTCAACCTGTATGAAAAAGGTGACATCGATACAGTCGGTCTGACAAGTGAATTCGTCGATCAGTACAAAGACAGCGAAGACTTCGATACACGTCTTGACGCTTCGATGTACTACATCCAAATGAACTTCAAGAACGAACTGCTTAAAAACAAAGACATCCGTAAAGCAATCGATTCCGGGTATGACAAAGAGCAGATGGCGAAAGTCCTCTTAAACAATGGATCGATCCCTGCTTACTACTATGTACCAAAAGAATTTGCTAAAGGTCCAGACGGAAAAGACTTCCGTGACGGCAACGAAGGATTCGGATCGTTTGATGCTTCGTCAGCTAAATCTTCGTTTGAAAAAGGCCTCAAAGATATCGGCAAAAAATCCGTCAAGCTTGAGCTTCTTTCATACGATGACGACAACTCGAAGAAAATCTCCGAGTACCTCAAAGGCGAGTGGGAGAAAAACCTTCCAGGTCTTGAAGTGACGATCAAACAACAACCGTTCAAAAACAAATTGGATCTCGAGTCTAAAGGTCAGTTCGAACTTTCATTCGCAGGATGGGGCCCTGACTACCAGGATCCAATGACATTCCTCGACATGTGGATGACTGGCGGACCGTACAACCGTGGTGGTTACTCAAGCGACAAGTATGACTCCCTCATCAAGTCGGCGATGAAAGAAACAGATGCTGCAAAACGTTGGCAGTCACTGAAAGACGCTGAGAAAATCTTACTTGAAGACGATCAAGCTATCTCCGTTATGTACCAACGCGGTGCTTCCCTCTTACGTAAGCCTTACGTTAAAGGAATCGTTAACCACAAAGTCGGTGCGGATACTTCGTTCAAATGGACGTATATCGAAGGAAAATAA
- a CDS encoding HesB/YadR/YfhF family protein — translation MKIHVTDEALQYFKEEMEAKEGDTIRFFAKYGGSTDLTQGFSVGVHMETVDRAAVEETVDGIHFVVSDQDDWLFQGQDVEVSVQNEEIVFSQAKQ, via the coding sequence ATGAAAATTCACGTAACAGATGAAGCATTACAGTATTTCAAAGAAGAAATGGAAGCAAAAGAAGGCGATACAATCCGCTTTTTCGCTAAATACGGTGGATCAACCGATTTGACGCAAGGGTTTTCGGTCGGCGTACACATGGAGACCGTCGACCGGGCAGCGGTTGAAGAAACCGTCGACGGGATTCATTTCGTCGTCTCGGATCAGGATGACTGGCTGTTCCAGGGGCAGGATGTCGAAGTATCTGTTCAAAATGAAGAGATCGTCTTCTCGCAGGCCAAGCAATGA
- a CDS encoding homing endonuclease associated repeat-containing protein encodes MKQRVLTSQQTWTEEQLEMIQAIQALGELIQDRPRRTIYRRYAIEHGWPQPETIIRQFGSWPEALSAAGYEWHIDQQPEELERAPKYTKDEILKSFHRYAQDVGSTITLKKYQIWRKSVHHAPSHYHIVKMFGSWHDACTAAGLEASVTYSKAELAASLRQAIEEVGFSLSFEAYREWAKRNNKPSTKALLHRYGSWSAAIHAIESEIRISNQQAQ; translated from the coding sequence TTGAAACAACGTGTACTTACGAGTCAGCAAACGTGGACGGAAGAACAGCTTGAAATGATTCAAGCCATCCAAGCCTTAGGCGAACTCATTCAGGATCGTCCCCGTCGGACGATTTATCGTCGTTATGCCATCGAACATGGCTGGCCGCAACCGGAGACCATCATTCGTCAGTTCGGTTCCTGGCCGGAAGCTTTATCAGCAGCCGGTTACGAGTGGCATATCGATCAGCAGCCGGAAGAACTCGAGCGCGCTCCGAAATATACCAAAGATGAAATCCTGAAGTCGTTTCACCGGTATGCCCAGGATGTTGGATCAACCATCACCTTAAAAAAATATCAAATCTGGCGAAAATCGGTTCATCATGCTCCGAGTCATTATCATATCGTAAAGATGTTCGGATCTTGGCATGATGCCTGTACAGCTGCCGGATTAGAAGCCAGTGTCACGTATTCCAAAGCAGAACTTGCCGCTTCACTCCGTCAAGCCATCGAGGAAGTCGGTTTCTCGCTTTCATTTGAAGCGTACCGCGAGTGGGCGAAACGAAACAATAAACCATCGACGAAAGCCTTGTTACACCGTTACGGTTCCTGGTCTGCTGCCATTCATGCCATCGAAAGTGAAATCCGCATCAGCAACCAACAGGCCCAGTAA
- the putP gene encoding sodium/proline symporter PutP: protein MNGMWFAILLYLGLMVILGVVAYYRTKNMNDYMLGGRTIGPVVTALSAGASDMSGWLLMGLPGAMFATGLSSGWIVIGLLLGAYANWLLVAPRLRAYTAHAGDAITIPDYFEKRFHDKSGVLRTVSAGVILIFFIMYASSGFVAGGRLFESVFGLEYTTGLWILAGVVIAYVFLGGFLAVSWTDVVQGMIMVIALLIVPAVTLALSGGINETLETIRSTDGSKLELFKGTTVIGIVSLLAWGLGYFGQPHIIVRFMAIRNLHEMKAARRVGMIWMTFSIVGAMVTGLFGYAYFTQQGGKLENPENVFIQLSRDLFPGFITGLLLAALLAAIMSTISTQLLVSSSAATNDFYQRFLKRNASDKELMVMGRIMVLVVALLAIALSFGAQKSILTLVGYAWAGFGAAFGPVVLFSLLWRRMNKHGALASMITGTVVVIVWILVKVYVKDLPFYISEMYEMIPAFIASTVALVVGSLLTKAPSQAMYDEFDEVQAQLKGAEQQRKVV, encoded by the coding sequence ATGAACGGAATGTGGTTCGCGATTTTGTTGTATCTGGGTTTGATGGTCATACTAGGCGTCGTCGCGTATTATCGGACAAAAAACATGAACGATTATATGCTTGGAGGACGAACGATCGGACCGGTCGTCACAGCGCTCTCAGCCGGAGCGAGTGATATGAGTGGATGGTTATTGATGGGATTACCAGGCGCTATGTTTGCAACTGGTCTGTCCAGTGGATGGATTGTCATCGGGTTACTACTCGGTGCGTATGCCAACTGGTTGCTAGTTGCACCACGTTTACGTGCTTATACGGCGCATGCCGGGGATGCGATTACGATTCCCGACTACTTTGAAAAGCGGTTCCACGATAAAAGTGGTGTCCTGCGTACAGTTTCAGCTGGAGTTATCTTAATATTCTTTATAATGTACGCTTCAAGTGGTTTTGTCGCCGGCGGTCGTTTGTTTGAATCGGTCTTCGGACTCGAGTATACAACCGGCTTATGGATTTTGGCAGGTGTCGTCATCGCGTATGTATTCCTCGGTGGTTTCCTCGCAGTCAGTTGGACGGACGTCGTCCAAGGAATGATCATGGTCATCGCCTTGCTGATCGTCCCAGCCGTTACGCTTGCGCTCAGCGGCGGGATTAATGAGACGCTTGAGACGATCCGTTCGACAGATGGTTCGAAACTTGAACTGTTCAAAGGAACGACTGTGATCGGTATCGTTTCCCTGCTTGCCTGGGGACTTGGTTACTTTGGTCAACCGCACATCATCGTCCGTTTTATGGCGATTCGAAACTTGCATGAAATGAAAGCGGCTCGTCGGGTCGGGATGATCTGGATGACGTTTTCGATTGTCGGGGCAATGGTAACCGGACTATTCGGATACGCTTATTTCACGCAACAAGGTGGAAAACTCGAAAATCCAGAGAACGTCTTCATTCAACTGTCACGTGATCTGTTCCCGGGGTTCATCACGGGATTATTACTGGCGGCATTGCTCGCTGCCATCATGTCAACGATTTCGACGCAGCTGCTTGTGTCATCGAGTGCCGCAACTAATGATTTCTATCAGCGTTTCCTGAAACGAAATGCGTCAGATAAAGAGTTGATGGTCATGGGACGGATCATGGTTCTCGTCGTCGCACTCCTTGCCATTGCCTTATCATTTGGTGCTCAAAAATCCATTCTGACACTTGTAGGATATGCGTGGGCCGGATTCGGCGCTGCATTTGGACCGGTCGTCTTGTTCAGTTTATTATGGCGCCGGATGAACAAACATGGTGCTCTTGCCTCGATGATTACAGGAACAGTCGTCGTCATCGTCTGGATTTTGGTGAAGGTGTATGTCAAAGATCTTCCGTTTTATATCTCGGAGATGTATGAAATGATTCCTGCATTCATCGCTTCCACCGTCGCACTTGTTGTCGGCAGTCTCTTGACGAAAGCACCGAGTCAAGCGATGTATGATGAATTCGATGAAGTACAAGCTCAACTCAAAGGAGCAGAACAACAACGGAAAGTCGTATGA
- a CDS encoding Nramp family divalent metal transporter, with protein sequence MSQPIVPVERLKKRHYIGPAFVAAVAYLDPGNFATNMTAGAQYGFLLLWVIIAANLMAVMIQTLSAKLGLVSNTSLAEVIRDELSPVMRIIYWAQAELVAMATDLAEFVGAALGFNLLFGIDLKIAALLTAVASFIILGFERKGLRHFEAVIGTLVLVIALAFAIQVIEVRPVLQDVAGGLIPGFSGTSSIVLAAGMLGATVMPHAIYLHSDLTKRRMGNIADKKGLLRIQKMDIWAAMLIAGAVNAAMLVIAATVFFGTSQQAETLESIFHGLGTSLGGAAPYLFGGALLISGLASSSVGTMSGDAIMRGFLKMEIPLFLRRSITMLPAILLLLSGFDPTRALIWSQVALSFGIPFALIPLIRATSSERIMGKYKNRPLTKGSAWTIVSIVIIFNVYLLADLLF encoded by the coding sequence ATGAGTCAACCGATCGTTCCAGTGGAGCGTTTGAAAAAAAGACACTATATCGGACCGGCGTTCGTGGCTGCCGTCGCTTACCTCGATCCGGGGAATTTTGCGACAAACATGACGGCAGGAGCGCAGTACGGATTTTTACTCCTGTGGGTGATCATCGCAGCAAACTTGATGGCCGTCATGATTCAGACGCTGTCAGCGAAACTGGGGCTGGTCAGCAATACGAGTCTCGCGGAAGTGATTCGGGATGAATTATCGCCGGTCATGCGGATCATTTACTGGGCACAGGCCGAACTCGTTGCCATGGCGACGGACTTGGCCGAATTCGTCGGGGCGGCACTCGGTTTTAACCTGCTGTTCGGCATCGATTTGAAAATCGCCGCCTTGCTGACGGCGGTTGCTTCGTTCATCATCCTTGGATTCGAACGAAAAGGATTACGGCATTTTGAAGCCGTCATCGGAACCCTGGTCCTTGTCATCGCACTCGCATTTGCGATCCAAGTCATCGAAGTCAGACCGGTTCTCCAGGATGTTGCCGGTGGATTGATTCCCGGATTTTCGGGGACGTCGAGTATTGTTCTCGCAGCGGGGATGCTCGGGGCAACGGTCATGCCACACGCGATTTATCTCCATTCCGACTTAACGAAACGACGGATGGGGAACATCGCTGATAAAAAAGGATTATTACGGATTCAGAAAATGGACATTTGGGCGGCCATGTTGATTGCGGGAGCAGTCAATGCCGCGATGCTTGTCATTGCGGCGACCGTTTTCTTCGGGACGAGCCAACAGGCAGAGACGCTGGAAAGTATTTTTCACGGGCTCGGGACGTCACTCGGCGGTGCAGCACCTTATCTGTTTGGCGGAGCACTGTTGATTTCCGGACTCGCTTCATCGAGTGTCGGCACGATGTCCGGCGACGCCATCATGCGCGGTTTCCTGAAGATGGAGATTCCGCTTTTTCTCAGACGCAGTATCACGATGTTACCGGCTATCCTCTTGCTGTTATCCGGATTTGATCCGACACGCGCGTTGATTTGGAGCCAGGTCGCCTTATCGTTCGGGATTCCGTTTGCGTTGATTCCATTAATTCGTGCCACATCAAGTGAACGGATCATGGGCAAATATAAAAATCGGCCGCTGACGAAAGGTTCCGCTTGGACGATTGTCAGTATCGTTATCATCTTCAACGTCTATCTGTTAGCTGATCTTTTATTTTGA
- the gatB gene encoding Asp-tRNA(Asn)/Glu-tRNA(Gln) amidotransferase subunit GatB: MNFETVIGIEVHAELNTNTKMFCGCAREYGAETNTKTCPICLGHPGVLPKINEKAVELAVRAAMALNCHVADQTKFDRKNYFYPDTPKAYQISQFDQPIGFDGYIDAEVDGETKRFRIERVHLEEDAGKMNHTGANHSVVDFNRTGAPLIEIVSEADMRSPKEAVAYLERLKEVLQYAGVSDVKMEEGSLRCDCNISVRPYGQEKFGTKTELKNLNSFGNVLKGLEFEEDRHRKLLLSGGVMRQETLRFDETKKQTVLMRVKEGASDYRYFPEPDLVKLVLDHDWKEAIRAGIPELPDARRVRYQEALGLSAYDAKQLTVTREMAEYFEATIAAGAEPKAAANWTVGEVQGHLNKSTETFDTIKLTPARLAEMIELIAGGTISSKIAKQVFTAVIEQGVEPRAYVEEQGLAQISDEGLLRGLIVEMFEANPAVVEELVNGRDRKKGFVIGQIMKKTKGMANPALLDQLFYEELEKLK; the protein is encoded by the coding sequence ATGAACTTTGAAACGGTCATCGGTATTGAAGTCCATGCCGAATTAAATACAAATACAAAGATGTTTTGCGGCTGTGCCCGGGAATACGGAGCGGAAACGAACACGAAGACGTGCCCGATCTGTCTCGGACATCCCGGTGTCCTGCCGAAAATCAATGAAAAAGCAGTCGAACTCGCCGTTCGTGCAGCCATGGCCTTGAACTGTCACGTTGCCGATCAAACGAAATTCGACCGGAAAAACTATTTTTATCCGGATACGCCAAAAGCCTATCAAATTTCGCAGTTTGATCAGCCGATCGGTTTTGACGGCTACATCGATGCGGAAGTCGACGGCGAAACAAAACGTTTCCGGATTGAACGCGTCCACCTCGAAGAAGATGCCGGGAAGATGAACCACACCGGCGCCAACCATTCGGTCGTCGACTTCAACCGGACCGGCGCACCGTTGATTGAGATCGTCAGTGAAGCCGACATGCGCTCACCAAAAGAAGCGGTCGCTTACCTCGAGCGTCTGAAAGAAGTCCTGCAGTATGCAGGCGTCTCGGACGTTAAGATGGAAGAAGGGTCGTTACGTTGCGACTGTAACATCTCCGTCCGTCCCTACGGACAAGAGAAGTTCGGTACAAAAACCGAACTGAAGAACTTGAACTCGTTCGGAAATGTCTTAAAAGGTCTTGAGTTCGAAGAAGACCGTCACCGCAAGCTGTTGTTATCCGGCGGCGTCATGCGTCAGGAGACACTCCGCTTTGACGAAACGAAAAAACAAACGGTCCTGATGCGGGTCAAAGAAGGCGCATCCGATTACCGCTACTTCCCGGAACCGGATCTCGTTAAGCTGGTCCTCGATCATGACTGGAAAGAAGCAATCCGCGCCGGCATTCCGGAATTACCGGATGCCCGTCGTGTCCGCTACCAGGAAGCGCTTGGTCTGTCGGCCTATGACGCGAAACAATTGACGGTCACACGTGAGATGGCCGAGTACTTCGAAGCAACGATTGCAGCCGGTGCTGAACCGAAAGCCGCTGCCAACTGGACGGTCGGGGAAGTCCAAGGTCACTTGAACAAATCGACGGAAACGTTTGATACGATCAAGCTGACACCAGCCCGTCTCGCCGAAATGATCGAACTGATTGCCGGCGGAACGATTTCATCGAAAATCGCGAAACAAGTCTTCACGGCTGTCATCGAACAAGGCGTCGAGCCGCGTGCTTACGTCGAAGAACAAGGACTCGCACAAATTTCGGACGAAGGACTCCTTCGCGGACTTATCGTCGAGATGTTTGAAGCAAATCCGGCAGTTGTCGAAGAACTTGTCAACGGCCGTGACCGGAAAAAAGGTTTCGTCATCGGTCAAATCATGAAAAAAACAAAAGGAATGGCGAATCCGGCATTGCTCGATCAACTGTTCTACGAAGAACTCGAAAAATTAAAATAA
- the gatA gene encoding Asp-tRNA(Asn)/Glu-tRNA(Gln) amidotransferase subunit GatA has protein sequence MSLFEHGVKNLHTLVKDGEVKVSELVQESFDRIDRVDGNIGAFLSLNEDAFEQAKRMDEIAKHEANPLFGLPIGVKDNIVTKGMTTTCGSKFLENFVPAHDATVVERLHEAGAITIGKLNMDEFAMGSSNENSAYKPVRNPWNTKHVPGGSSGGSAAAVAAGEVLFSLGSDTGGSIRQPAAYCGVVGLKPTYGLVSRYGLVAFASSLDQIGPLTRTVEDNAYLLSAIAGHCDMDSTSANVNPTDYTQALTGDIKGLKIAVPKEYFGEGISEGVKENIRAAIKKLESLGATVDEVSLPNSKYALATYYLLASSEASSNLARFDGIRYGVRAEADALEDVFKYSRAQGFGDEVKRRIMLGTYALSSGYYDAYYKKAQQARTLIKQDFDQVLANYDVIIGPTAPTPAFELGAQNDDPVTMYANDILTIPINLAGVPAISVPAGLVDGLPVGLQIIGKHFDEATIYRAAHAFELATGGFALPKL, from the coding sequence ATGTCACTTTTTGAACATGGTGTAAAGAATTTACACACACTCGTCAAAGACGGAGAAGTCAAAGTATCCGAGCTTGTCCAGGAATCGTTTGACCGGATTGACCGCGTGGACGGAAACATCGGCGCATTTTTATCGTTGAACGAAGATGCTTTCGAGCAGGCAAAACGGATGGACGAGATTGCAAAACATGAAGCAAACCCGTTATTCGGGTTACCGATTGGTGTCAAAGACAACATCGTCACGAAAGGGATGACGACGACATGTGGTTCGAAGTTCCTCGAAAACTTCGTTCCGGCGCATGATGCGACGGTCGTCGAGCGTCTGCATGAAGCAGGAGCCATCACAATCGGGAAATTGAACATGGATGAATTCGCGATGGGCTCATCAAACGAAAACTCGGCTTATAAACCGGTCCGCAACCCATGGAATACGAAACACGTGCCAGGCGGTTCGTCAGGCGGCTCAGCAGCAGCTGTCGCGGCAGGCGAAGTCTTATTCAGCCTCGGTTCTGATACGGGTGGTTCGATCCGTCAACCGGCTGCTTACTGTGGTGTCGTCGGTTTAAAACCAACATATGGTCTCGTCTCGCGTTACGGTCTCGTTGCCTTCGCCTCGTCACTTGACCAAATCGGTCCATTGACACGGACGGTCGAAGACAATGCGTACTTATTGAGTGCGATTGCCGGACATTGTGACATGGATTCGACGTCAGCGAACGTCAACCCGACGGATTACACACAAGCACTGACAGGGGATATCAAAGGACTGAAGATTGCCGTTCCGAAAGAATATTTCGGAGAAGGAATCAGTGAAGGCGTCAAGGAAAATATCCGTGCCGCCATCAAGAAACTCGAGTCGCTTGGTGCGACGGTTGATGAAGTGTCACTTCCGAACTCGAAATATGCGTTGGCGACGTATTACTTACTCGCTTCTTCAGAAGCTTCATCCAACCTGGCCCGTTTCGACGGTATCCGTTACGGTGTCCGTGCCGAAGCCGATGCACTTGAAGATGTCTTCAAGTATTCGCGCGCTCAAGGTTTCGGCGACGAAGTCAAACGTCGGATCATGCTCGGAACGTATGCCCTCAGCTCAGGCTACTACGATGCCTACTATAAAAAAGCACAACAAGCACGGACATTGATTAAACAAGACTTTGACCAGGTCCTTGCCAACTACGATGTCATCATCGGACCAACTGCACCGACACCTGCCTTTGAACTCGGGGCACAAAACGATGATCCGGTCACGATGTATGCCAACGATATCCTGACGATTCCAATCAACTTGGCAGGTGTGCCGGCGATTTCGGTTCCAGCCGGTCTCGTCGACGGATTACCGGTCGGTCTGCAAATCATCGGAAAACACTTTGACGAGGCGACGATTTATCGTGCTGCGCATGCATTCGAGCTTGCGACCGGTGGATTTGCGCTTCCGAAGCTATAA
- the bcp gene encoding thioredoxin-dependent thiol peroxidase, whose product MSTLDFTLPNAQGEPITLSDYRGKKVIVYFYPKDSTPGCTTEACDFRDASAAFAAKNTVILGISADSQKRHQNFISKYELPFELLSDVDHTVCEQYGVWQLKKNYGKEYYGIVRSTFLINESGELIQEWRSVKVKDHVTEALSFLEQLN is encoded by the coding sequence ATGAGCACACTTGATTTTACACTGCCGAATGCACAGGGAGAGCCGATTACATTAAGTGATTACCGCGGAAAAAAAGTGATCGTCTACTTTTATCCAAAAGACTCGACCCCCGGTTGTACGACGGAAGCCTGCGACTTCCGGGATGCTTCCGCAGCCTTCGCTGCGAAGAACACGGTCATCCTCGGTATTTCCGCTGACAGTCAGAAGCGTCACCAGAATTTTATCTCAAAATACGAACTTCCATTCGAATTATTGTCTGACGTCGACCATACCGTCTGTGAGCAATACGGGGTTTGGCAACTGAAGAAAAATTATGGAAAGGAATATTATGGAATCGTACGTTCCACTTTTTTAATCAATGAATCCGGCGAATTGATTCAGGAATGGCGTTCCGTTAAAGTCAAAGACCACGTCACAGAAGCACTTTCCTTCCTCGAACAACTGAACTGA
- the gatC gene encoding Asp-tRNA(Asn)/Glu-tRNA(Gln) amidotransferase subunit GatC has translation MAKINEEQVRHVAHLARLAVTDEEVQQFTVQLEKILGFAEQLNELDTTGVEPTTHVLDLKNVLRKDEVRPSLPRMEVERLSPDWEDGQVRVPAVFE, from the coding sequence ATGGCAAAGATTAATGAAGAACAAGTCCGCCATGTGGCGCATTTAGCACGTCTCGCCGTAACAGATGAAGAAGTCCAACAATTTACCGTTCAACTTGAGAAGATTCTCGGGTTTGCTGAACAATTAAATGAGCTCGATACGACAGGCGTCGAACCGACGACACACGTCCTCGATCTCAAAAACGTCTTGCGTAAAGATGAAGTACGTCCATCGCTTCCGCGCATGGAAGTAGAACGACTCTCACCTGATTGGGAAGACGGACAAGTCCGTGTCCCGGCAGTATTCGAATAA